The Planctomicrobium piriforme genome includes the window ACTGCTACGGAGAGCCATGAGCGTCGGTCCTTTTGCTCATCTGCATTGCCATACACACTACTCCCTGCTGGACGGCGCGAACCGCGTGCCTGATCTGATCAAGCAGGTGAAGAAGCTCGGGATGAATTCCTGCGCCATCACCGACCACGGCAATCTCTACGGGGCGCTCGAATTCTATCAGGTATGCAAGAAGGAAGGGGTCAACCCGATCCTCGGTTACGAGGCCTACATGGCCCCCGGACACCGGACCGACCGCAGCGCCAGCCGCCTCAAGGAAGCGGCCTTTCACCTGACGCTGCTGGCGATGAACCGCACCGGCTTTCAAAACCTGGTGAAACTGGGGTCGAAAGCCTTTCTCGAAGGCTTCTACTACAAGCCCCGCATCGACAAGGAAATCCTCGAAGCCCATAGCGAAGGGATCATCTGTCTCTCGGGCTGCGCCTCGAGCGAACTCTCCCGCCTGCTGCTGGCGGAAGAAAGTGACAAAGCGCGGCAGTTGATCGACTGGTACACGAAAGTCTTCGGCGACCGCTTCTATCTCGAAATTCAGGACGGCGGGGTCGAGATTCAGCAGTCGTGCGCCGAGGCGACGATTGCCGTCGCCAATCGCATGGGCTTGCCGCTCGTCGCCACGAACGATGCGCATTACCTGTGCCAGGACGACGCCGACATGCACGACGTGCTGTTGTGCGTGAATACCAAGTCGTTCCGTAGCGACGAAAAGCGGATGAAGATCGGGACCGATCAGCTTTTCCTCCGCTCTCCCGAACAGATGTATGCGGCCTTCCCAAAGCTGGCCGAGGCGGTCGCTCGATCGCAGGAGATTGCCGACCGCTGCGATATCGATCTCGATCTCAAAACCCGGCACTTCCCGGTCTTCACGCCGCCGCCGGAAAAGACCGACGTTCAATACCTCCGCGAAGTCGCCTACGAAGGACTCAAGTGGCGCTACGGCGAAAATCCCGAACAGAAGTTCGTCGACCGGCTCGAATTCGAGTTGGGGGTCATCGAGCGGATGGGTTTCGCGAGCTACTTCCTGATCGTGTGGGACTTCGCCCGCTTCGCCCGTGACAAGGGGATTCCCTGTACGGCGCGCGGATCGGCCTGCGGGGCTATCTGCTCGTATGTGCTGGGGATCTCGGACATCTGTCCGATCGAGTACGACCTGCTGTTCGAGCGGTTCCTCGATCCCAGCCGTTCGGAAGCGCCCGATATCGATATGGACTTCTGCCGGGACCGGCGGGAATGGGTCATCAACTACGTCAAGGAAAAGTACGGCCATGAGAACGTCGCCCAGATCGGCACGTTCGGCACGCTCAAGGCCAAAGCCGCGATTCGCGACGTCGCACGGGCACTCTCCATTCCGCTCAAACGGGCGGACGAGATCGCCAAAATGGTCCCCGAAACGCTCAACATCAAACTCAAGGACGCCCTCAAGGAAAGTGCCGAACTCAAGGAAGCGTATGACGGCGACCCGCAGGTCAAGGAACTGATCACGTTTGCCATCGCGCTGGAAGGTCTCGCTAAATCCGCCGGCACGCACGCCGCCGGCGTGGTGATTGCCGACCGGCCGCTGCAAGAATACATCCCGTTGCAGCGGATCACCGGTAAGGAAGACGTGCTGACGCAGTGGACCGAGGTCGAAAAGGCCGGCCTGCTGAAGATGGACTTCCTCGGTCTCCGCAACCTGTCGATTCTCGACAAGGCGGTCATCAACGTCCGCAAGCACCGCGGGCTGGAGATCGTTCCCAAAGACCTGCCGCTCGACGATCAGGAAACCTTCGCACTGCTGCAACGGGGGGAAACGAAAGGAATCTTCCAGCTCGAGTCGGGCGGGATGCGCGACCTGCTCACCAAGATGAAGCCGGACAAATTCGCCGACATCATCGCGACCTCGGCGCTGTACCGGCCCGGCCCCCTCGAAGGGGGGATGGTGATGACGTATGTGAACGTGAAGCACGGCCGCGAGCCGGCGCCGACCGTCCACCCCATCGTCGACAACGTGCTGGCCGAAACGTACGGCGTGATGGTGTACCAGGAACAGGTGATGCGGATTCTCAATCGCCTGGGAGGCATTGAGCTCGCCAGTTCCTACAAGTGCATTAAGGCGATCTCGAAGAAGAATCACGAGATCATGGGCGCCTACCACGAGCAGTTCATTGCCGGTGCCCAGACTCATGGCATGGCAGCCGAGCAGGCTCAGGAGATCTGGGATCTCATCGCCAAGTTCGCCGGTTACGGCTTCAACAAATCACACTCGACCGCTTATGGAGCCATTGCCTACCAGACGGCGTACTTGAAGGCCCACTTCCCCGAAGAGTTCATGGCGGCGCTGCTTTCCTGTGGAATGGAATCGAGCGAGCGGATCTTCGAACACACCGACGACGCCCGCCGCATGGGCATCGAAATCCTGCCGCCTGATGTGAATACCAGCGAAGTGGAATTCGGCGTGGTGGTGGTTGAGTCCAGTGTCGAGAGTCCAGTGTCCAGTGCCAGAAAAGGGGACAAGAGGAAGAGCGCCGCTCAACCAGATTCCTCTTCCTCAACGCTCAACCCTCAACCTTCAACCATCCGCAAAATCTCGTTCGGCCTTGGGGCCATCAAAGGGGTCGGCCTGGCGGCAATGCAGGCGATCGTTGACGAACGCATCGCCCGCGGTCCATATAAAGACATCTTTGACCTCTGCGAACGCGTCGACCCCAAACTCCTCTCCAAAGGGGCCATGGAAGCCCTGGTGAAAGCGGGAGGACTCGACCGGTTCGGCCCAAGCCGTCCCCAGCACATGCTGGTGATTGATCGCGCAGTGCAGGGGGCCGCCGCGCGACAAAGAGACAAGGCGCGCGGCCAGCGGTCACTCTTCGGCGAACCGACCGCAACCGGTCCGGGAGAAGACACGCAGGCGCCCATCGCCGTTCCCCCTGCGGAAAACTGGACCCATAGTCAGCAGCTTGCCTACGAGAAAGAAGTGTTCGGCTTTTACCTGACTTCGCACCCACTGACCGAGTTCGCGGACCAGATCGAAGGCTTCACCCAGCACACAACCGCTGACTTGAGAAACCTGGGTGACGGCAAGGAAGTGCTGCTCGGCGGCATGATCTCTTCCATCAAGAAGGCGACGACCAAAAACCCCTCACGCAACGGCAACAGCAAATACGTCAACTTCGACCTGGAAGATCCTTCCGGCGTCGTGCGGTGCATCATGTGGCCGGATCAGTTTGCCGTCGAAGGAGAGAAGGTCAAAGCCGACAGCATTATGCTGATCAAAGGCCGGATCGACGCCCGCGGCCGCGAGCCCAACGTGATCGTCAACAAGCTCATGACGATTGCCGACGCGGAGAAAGAGTTCACCAAACAGGTGGCGATCCTGCTGAAGCGCGGCTTCCACTCGGAAGAAGACATGAAACGAGTGCGGGACATTCTCGGACGCTACCCCGGCAAGACGCCCGTTGTCGTCGTGGTCGACACGCTCGAAGCATCGCCAGCGAACGGAAACGGCAGCGCTCCCAACGGTGAGAATGCTGAGGAGGGAAGCGAAACGCAGTCGCGGCGGCTGCGGGCGTTTGTGGCGACTCCACTGCAGGTGTCGGCTCGGGCTGAACTGAAACAGGAACTCTATGCGGTGTTGGGGGAAAAAGGGTTCCGCTTCCAGTCAATTCCCCCGTCAAATGGAAGTCATTCGGCAAATTGACGGCGAAGGGAGATGCCGTCACGATGGATCGCGTCGATGTCAGCAGGAGTGCTGACGGCGACGCTGAGGAGTTTTGACGTGGACAGACCGCAAGAGAGTTTTGGACTGAATCGAATTGAACCGGGGCAACTAATACTTGACGGCGGTTTTCGCCGCTGTAACCTAATAGGCATTGCGTGAGCGCACACGGTGATTGGTCCGTGGAGCGGCTCCGCCCAAGCTTCTCTCGTGGCATGAAAGCTGCCTGCGTGTCAAAACGTCTTCTGGTCAAGTCGCCAGGAAGTCTACGGATAGCCGGTCGTTGATGCGTTTACGAGTTCCCCCTGCTCATATGCAACACAAGATGATTCTGCGCTCAATCTCCGCACCGGACACGTCCGTCGCGCGGCTCCCCATCCGCTCTGCAATCGCCCGCTTCGCGGCGACGGTTGCGGTCTGCCTGTCGGGTGCAGCCATGGCCTCGGCCGAAAACCTCATTCCACAACAGATCACCAGCTACGAACAGTTGCAGGCGGCGGTGAAGGAGTTGGCGACCAAGCCCTTCACTCCTCAGCCCGAGCTGCCTGAGTCGCTGAAGAACATCGACTACGATCAGTTCCGCCAGATCGGTTTCATCGACGGCAAGGAACTGTGGGGCGACGGCAAATTGCCGTTCCGTCTGGGCTTCTACCACAAGGGCTACGTCGCTGTTGACGACGTGTTCATCAATCTGGTGGAAGACAAAAAGTCGGTCCCGGTTCCGTTCTCGAAGAAGTACTTCCACTACCTGCGTTCGGCAGCGAACTGGAAGATCCCCGATGACCTGGGCTTTGCAGGCTTTCGCGTCCAGGGAAAGTTTCCTGGCCAGAAAGACTTCACCGAGATCTTCAGCTATGTCGGCGCGAGCTATTTTCGCGCTCGCGCCATGAACACGGTACTGGGCACATCCGCCCGTGGACTGGCGATCAATTGCGGCTTGCCGAAGACGGAAGAGTTTCCAATCTTCCGCGAGTACTGGATCATGAAGCCGCAACCCGGCGACACCTCGTTGCGTGCACTGGCGTTGATGGATAGTCCCAGCGTGGCGGGCGCTTATGCGTTCGTGATGACGCCAGGGATTGAAAAAACCGACATTGAAGTCCGCGAAACGTTGTACTTTCGACAGACTCCGGAGAAGGTCGGCATCGCTCCGATGAGCAGCATGTGGCTGTGGGGCGACGCGCTGCCGGGTCCCAAGGGAGATCATCGTCCGGAAGTTCACGACTCGGACGGACTGCAGATTCAGGCCGCTGACGGGCGTTGGCTATGGCGTACGCTGGGACAACAGAATTATCCGTCACTTGTCCACTTGAAATACGATGCAGTGCGTGGATTTGGCTTAATTCAGAGAGACACCGATCCGAAACATTACCTCGACGACGAGGCCCGGTACGACGCCCGGCCAAGTGTCTGGATTCAACCGCAGTCCGATTGGGGCCCTGGAGCCGTCGAATTGCTGGAACTCCCCGCTCCCCATGAGGGGATCGACAATATTGCCGCCTGGTGGGTTCCAGCGAAACCGATTGTTCCGGGCGAACCTGTCGACCTGAGCTACCGCATCTCCTTCTTCTCGGGGGACCGCCCGGATCACGACTTGGCGAAGGGAGTCGCCCACCGCGTCACTCGGCAGCAGCCGGGGCAGATGCAGGTGGAAATCGATTTTCGTGGTCCATTACTTGCAGAACGGTCGGAAGCGAATCCGCCAAATGTGCAAGTTGTGTCAATTCGGGCCGCTGTGACCTCCACGGCGTGCCGTAAACTGGCGGATGGAACGTGGACGGCCGTCCTGGATGTCAAACCGACCGGCGAAGGGCCGTTCGAATTGATGGTGTTCCTGAAAGACGGAGAACGGGAGCTGACGGAAACATGGGCGTACTTGTGTCCTCTCGATCCCCCGGCAGTCTCGCTTCCCCCTTGGAAAATCAAGGCGGAAGACGGGAAGGAGTCGGCGAAATGATTGATGCAGTCACACTGAAGAAGTCCTTCGTTCGGGAATCGCGATCCGCGGTCACCACCGGCAAGGATCTGGCGCGCTATCTCGTCGCGGAGTATCTCCACGACTGGGGCCTTCGCGATCCCGATATCGTTGCCGCCGAAAGCCGCCGCATCGTCGAACAGGCCGAAGCCCTGACGATGACCGGAGCCGGCGAAGTCAGCGAGCACGAACTGTGCGCCGCTGCCATTCATATCACCATGGAAGAAGTCGAAGCGAGCATCGCCCGTATGGCGGCCACTTCGATCCGGGATCAACTGGCCGGTTCGCCGACCAGCAACTCCATCGTTCCCCGCATGGCCCGTGTGCTGCTGGAATTCCCGGACGCGATCCGTCATCGCGACCGGCCTCCGGCACGCCTGTTGCAGGTATTGGAGCGGTCAGTCGCTCCCATTATTCCCCGCTGCCATCCGCGAGAGATGCGTCCGCAGCCCAGTACCCGGCTTTGGTCGGTGCTGCGTCGGAGCTATTGGCTGGAACTCTGTGGGAGTTTCCAGTCATGGGTCTGCCGCTGCGTTGGAGTCAAGTAGATGTCGACCCCCCTTGTTGATCCTGCTCTGCCGGGCACGCCTCGTTATCGAGTCACCCGCTGGATGCTCCTGGTCTTGACGCTGCTCACCACGATTGGCGGCGTTGGATTGTTCGTCAACGTGCTGTCTGTCAACGGCATGAACCCGGCGGAATACGTCATTCTGCCGCTGTTCACGGTCCTGTTTGCCTGGATCGCATTCTCGTTCTGGACAGCTGCCTGGGGCCTGATGCTGGTTCTCAGCGGCAAGAACCCCGTCGGTGAATCCACAGCCTCGAATCGTGATGAAAACGCACCGCTGTCGCCGACCGCGGTGCTGATGCCGATCTATAACGAGTCTCCGACCGACGTCTTTGCAGGCGTACAGGCGATGTTGCAGTCGCTGGTTGCCACGGGCAAGCCGAACGCCTTCGATATGTTCGTCCTCAGTGACACCACTGATCCGGACATCTGGCTGGAAGAAGAACGGGCCTGGGCCCGGCTGGTCGCCGAACACGGTTCACACCCCCGGGTGTTCTACCGTCGCCGTCCGCGAAACGTCAGCCGCAAGGCCGGTAACATTGCCGACTTCTGCTGCCGTTGGGGATCGCAGTACGAATACATGATCGTCCTTGACGCCGACAGCGTCATGGAAGGGGCGACTCTGGTGGAAATGGTCCGCCGGATGGACGCCGACCCGCAACTGGGCATTCTGCAGGTGCCGCCGACTCCGGTGAATCGCCTGTCGCTCTTTGCCCGTCTCCAGCAATTTGCTTCGCGGCTCTACAGCGACATCCTGATTCAGGGTTTCTGCAGTTGGGCCAACTTCGACAGCAACTACTGGGGCCACAACGCCATTATTCGCGTGGAACCGTTTACCCGGCACTGCGGCCTGCCCATCCTGCCGGGCAAGGCTCCGCTCGGCGGCGAGATTCTGAGTCACGACTTCGTGGAAGCAGCCCTCATGGCCCGCGCAGGCTACAAAGTCTCGCTCGCTCATGACCTCGGCGGCAGCTACGAAGAATGCCCGACCACGCTGCTCGATTTCGCCAAGCGGGATCAGCGGTGGTGTCAGGGAAATATGCAGCATATCCGTCTCGTCTTCAGCGAAGGCTTCCGGCCCATCAGCCGATTGCACCTCGCGATGGGGGCAATGGCTTACCTGTCTGCTCCGCTGTGGCTGGCGTTCATGACGCTCAGTGCAGTCGCGATGTGGATGGACGGCTCGCAAGTTCCGGAAAGTCCGTCGTGGATTGCCGGCGCCTCGGTCGTGTTCGGCATCACAATGGCCCTGCTGCTGCTGCCCAAGATGTTCAGCCTGATCGCCCTCGCCAAACAGCCGCAGCGGCTGCGTGAGTTCGGCGGCTGGGACAACGTCGTCGGCAGCGCCCTGCTGGAAACGCTGATCTCGATTCTCGTCTCTCCGATCATGATGTTCTTCCACACCCGCTTTGTGGTCACCACATTGCTCGGCCAGAAAGTGGTCTGGAACGCCCAGAACCGCGGTGAAGGAGATATCACGTTCGGCGAAGCACTGCTGGTCTATGGCCCGCACATGCTGGCCGGCGTCCTGACAACGCTGTTCATCGGTTACTTCTCTCCGTACCTGCTCATCTGGTTCCTGCCGGTGGTGTTCGGGCTGATCTTCTCAGTTCCGCTCGCACTCACACTCGGCAGCGTCCGGCTGGGTCAACGGTTGGCGGAGCAGGGGTTGCTGCTGATTCCGGAAGAGATCACCACGCCGCAGATTCTGCACCTGCAGAAACAGGCGTTGGCAGCACGGTTGCGTTCACGCGATCACTACGACCGCGACAAGCTGTTCGACACCGTGTTGATCGACCCGTCGTTTCATGCCCTGCATCGCAACATCCTTCAGGCGACCGAGTCGCATGTCCCGGCTCCTCGTGAAGACATCAAAGCGATTCAGGAACTGATTCAACGGGAAGGCCCGTCGGCCGTGCCGCGCGATGCCCGTCGGATGATCCTGTCCGATGCGGACGCGCTGAAGAAGATTCACGTCCAGGTCCGGAGCCAGATGCGCCTGACCCGATCGGCCCTGAGCAGCTAAACGTGCTGCGATTGATTGAGAACCTCACAGGGGGCGAGACGAATGTCTCGCCCCCTGTTTTTGTATTTCTGTATTTCCCTGATCCCTCGCCCCTATCCCCTGATCCCTCACAGGAGAGAGGCATGGGAACTGCACTACCGTGTTTTGGGCGAAGGATGGTTGTCCGAGGGGCGGGCAGCGTCTGAGCCTGTGATTCACGGGAGACGAAACATGTTGACTGCATTGCTGCGCGTTGTGAGTGCCTGCACCGTTCTTTCTACGGCCTGCCTGATGGCTCATGCCGATGACGCAACGGCGAAGTGCGATCCGGCCGACTTCGACGGCACCTACAAGATTGTCTCCGGCGAAATGGACGGGAAAGCAATCCCGCCAGAACGGCTGCACCATGTGAAAGCGGTCTTCACAGCCGGTTCCATCGTCACGTTCGACAAGGACGAGAATCAGGTCTATGCCGCGACGTTCACCCTCGGGCCCGCGAAAAACGGCTGCCACATCAACATGACCAGTCAGAAGCCGGCTAAGGAGGGAAGCTCTGCCTCGGGACTCATTAAAAAAGACGGCGACACCGTCTCGCTGATCTACGCCCTGCCGTCAGGCGAATTGCCGACGAGCTTCAAAACCCACGCGAAACAACACCTGTTCATCATGAAAAAAGTGACCGACGCGATCCCTCAGAACGATCAGGAACTGAAGAAGCCGTGAGCGTTCCTGGGAGCGATATCCATTTCTCGGTCGATCCGAAATACCCAAAAGTAGCTGCTACGGCTGTCTGCCAGACGGCGAACATCAACACGACGGGCAATTGTCCGCCTGCAAGATCGCGAAGGACAATTGCGAACATCAGATAGCTCATTGTGCTGATGGCCCCGACCAACGACACGACGACCACGCATAACCTCTTTCGGCGACACGGAACCAGGGTAACGACCGCTATTGCCAGCAGGAATCCGCCAAAAGCTCCGCTGATGCCAAGCCAAAGGTCCCCGCGCATCGATGTTGTAAAAGGCATCAACAGCGCTGGAAACCACATCGTGAATCCAACGCTGAGAACATACGAGAGTGCTGAACTCAAAACGAGAAGTACCATATTCCTGTTGGACAAGGGCAGGAGAGTGCGTCCAACTGCGTATGAGAGAGCGATCCCCAAAGTGATTCCTGGTAGGCCCAGTACGAGGGGATAAATGACGGAGCAAGAAAACGCGGTGATCCCACCGGAGACCAGGCCGGCTTTTGCAAATTCAATGACAATTCTGGCCCGCTCAGGCGGCTCTCTCTTGAGGTCACGCTGCTCCAGTATCGCCTGGGCAAATTCGACCACTTCAGGAGAAGCGTCGTTCATCTCAATCATCTTGTTTATTGGATCGCAGTCTCTCGCTGCGAGAACCGTTTTTCATCGCCAGCTTTCACTGCTTAACAGAGTATTGCACTGGATATTATCACTGTTTCACCGTCACCACCCGAATCCTCCCCCATTCTCCGGCGGCGTCACCAGTAAAAAATCTCCTGTCGACTCCTCGTTGAGCGTCAGACAGGCGACTCCCAGGGTGAAGGCGCGATCGTCGTGGTGCTGGCCGTCGCTGACGTGATCGATCCGCAGTTTCCCGGCGGAGGATTGCCGCAGGATCAGCGATGCCAGTTCCGTTTCCAGATCGTCGCGGTGGACGCCGGGAACGCTGCCGCAGCCGGGATACCATTGCACGCGCTGGTGCAGAATGAGCTGCCGCAGGGCGACCGCCAGCCGATGGTTCCCTTCGCCTGCGGAGAACCGGAAACGCTGCACCGGATATTTGTTTTCCAGCCGCTGGATCGTGCCGATTAACTGGTATTCGTCCACGACGAAGCGCACCTGTTCAAAACGCGAGGCGATGTCTTCGATCCAGTCTTCCACCCAGGCAACGCGCGTGGGCGTGTTCTGATCCGGCTTCACGACGTCCATGCGGTCGACGACGATCAATTCCCCTTCGCGGTGACAGACGCAGCCGACGGTGAAGTCGTGCTTTTCGGCGTAGTCGATGGCGGCCACGTAGGCGCGGCCCGGCTGGCCTTCGAGTTGATACCGGCGGCGCTCGTTCCGGCAGGCTTCGACTTCCGTCAGAGTGAGAAAGTTGCCTTCCGCATGCTGCCAGCGATTGAGCCAGAGCCGTTCATAGACGGGTTGCGGCAGCAGAGCCCGTTGTTCGGCGAGCCAATCCTCTGTGATCCACGGCGCCTGCGGGCCGTCGAGCGAAGAGAAGTACCACCGAGAATCGTGGCGGGCGTGTTCGCGGATCTCCCATTGCCAGCCGCGGCCGACGCCCGCGTTGGTCAGAATCGTCAGCACGCAGCGCGGCTTCTTCGCGGCGGAGGACAGCAGCGAGTACCACATCTCCGGCCGCGGCCAATGGCTGACTTCGTCGCAGATGACAAAGTCCGGGAGCGCGCCATAGGAGCTTTTCACATCGGACGAAATCACGTCGAGACGGCTGCCGGTCTGCTTGTTCTTCACCAGGTGTTCGAGAAACTGCAGCGGTTCCAGCAGCGGCTGATTGACGCTGGCCAGCCGTCGCAGGGAGTCGAGCAGAAACAACCCCTGATCGCGATCGGCCGCCGCCGCCAGTCCATTCACAGGTT containing:
- the dnaE gene encoding DNA polymerase III subunit alpha; protein product: MSVGPFAHLHCHTHYSLLDGANRVPDLIKQVKKLGMNSCAITDHGNLYGALEFYQVCKKEGVNPILGYEAYMAPGHRTDRSASRLKEAAFHLTLLAMNRTGFQNLVKLGSKAFLEGFYYKPRIDKEILEAHSEGIICLSGCASSELSRLLLAEESDKARQLIDWYTKVFGDRFYLEIQDGGVEIQQSCAEATIAVANRMGLPLVATNDAHYLCQDDADMHDVLLCVNTKSFRSDEKRMKIGTDQLFLRSPEQMYAAFPKLAEAVARSQEIADRCDIDLDLKTRHFPVFTPPPEKTDVQYLREVAYEGLKWRYGENPEQKFVDRLEFELGVIERMGFASYFLIVWDFARFARDKGIPCTARGSACGAICSYVLGISDICPIEYDLLFERFLDPSRSEAPDIDMDFCRDRREWVINYVKEKYGHENVAQIGTFGTLKAKAAIRDVARALSIPLKRADEIAKMVPETLNIKLKDALKESAELKEAYDGDPQVKELITFAIALEGLAKSAGTHAAGVVIADRPLQEYIPLQRITGKEDVLTQWTEVEKAGLLKMDFLGLRNLSILDKAVINVRKHRGLEIVPKDLPLDDQETFALLQRGETKGIFQLESGGMRDLLTKMKPDKFADIIATSALYRPGPLEGGMVMTYVNVKHGREPAPTVHPIVDNVLAETYGVMVYQEQVMRILNRLGGIELASSYKCIKAISKKNHEIMGAYHEQFIAGAQTHGMAAEQAQEIWDLIAKFAGYGFNKSHSTAYGAIAYQTAYLKAHFPEEFMAALLSCGMESSERIFEHTDDARRMGIEILPPDVNTSEVEFGVVVVESSVESPVSSARKGDKRKSAAQPDSSSSTLNPQPSTIRKISFGLGAIKGVGLAAMQAIVDERIARGPYKDIFDLCERVDPKLLSKGAMEALVKAGGLDRFGPSRPQHMLVIDRAVQGAAARQRDKARGQRSLFGEPTATGPGEDTQAPIAVPPAENWTHSQQLAYEKEVFGFYLTSHPLTEFADQIEGFTQHTTADLRNLGDGKEVLLGGMISSIKKATTKNPSRNGNSKYVNFDLEDPSGVVRCIMWPDQFAVEGEKVKADSIMLIKGRIDARGREPNVIVNKLMTIADAEKEFTKQVAILLKRGFHSEEDMKRVRDILGRYPGKTPVVVVVDTLEASPANGNGSAPNGENAEEGSETQSRRLRAFVATPLQVSARAELKQELYAVLGEKGFRFQSIPPSNGSHSAN
- a CDS encoding glucan biosynthesis protein G; the protein is MILRSISAPDTSVARLPIRSAIARFAATVAVCLSGAAMASAENLIPQQITSYEQLQAAVKELATKPFTPQPELPESLKNIDYDQFRQIGFIDGKELWGDGKLPFRLGFYHKGYVAVDDVFINLVEDKKSVPVPFSKKYFHYLRSAANWKIPDDLGFAGFRVQGKFPGQKDFTEIFSYVGASYFRARAMNTVLGTSARGLAINCGLPKTEEFPIFREYWIMKPQPGDTSLRALALMDSPSVAGAYAFVMTPGIEKTDIEVRETLYFRQTPEKVGIAPMSSMWLWGDALPGPKGDHRPEVHDSDGLQIQAADGRWLWRTLGQQNYPSLVHLKYDAVRGFGLIQRDTDPKHYLDDEARYDARPSVWIQPQSDWGPGAVELLELPAPHEGIDNIAAWWVPAKPIVPGEPVDLSYRISFFSGDRPDHDLAKGVAHRVTRQQPGQMQVEIDFRGPLLAERSEANPPNVQVVSIRAAVTSTACRKLADGTWTAVLDVKPTGEGPFELMVFLKDGERELTETWAYLCPLDPPAVSLPPWKIKAEDGKESAK
- the mdoH gene encoding glucans biosynthesis glucosyltransferase MdoH, with product MSTPLVDPALPGTPRYRVTRWMLLVLTLLTTIGGVGLFVNVLSVNGMNPAEYVILPLFTVLFAWIAFSFWTAAWGLMLVLSGKNPVGESTASNRDENAPLSPTAVLMPIYNESPTDVFAGVQAMLQSLVATGKPNAFDMFVLSDTTDPDIWLEEERAWARLVAEHGSHPRVFYRRRPRNVSRKAGNIADFCCRWGSQYEYMIVLDADSVMEGATLVEMVRRMDADPQLGILQVPPTPVNRLSLFARLQQFASRLYSDILIQGFCSWANFDSNYWGHNAIIRVEPFTRHCGLPILPGKAPLGGEILSHDFVEAALMARAGYKVSLAHDLGGSYEECPTTLLDFAKRDQRWCQGNMQHIRLVFSEGFRPISRLHLAMGAMAYLSAPLWLAFMTLSAVAMWMDGSQVPESPSWIAGASVVFGITMALLLLPKMFSLIALAKQPQRLREFGGWDNVVGSALLETLISILVSPIMMFFHTRFVVTTLLGQKVVWNAQNRGEGDITFGEALLVYGPHMLAGVLTTLFIGYFSPYLLIWFLPVVFGLIFSVPLALTLGSVRLGQRLAEQGLLLIPEEITTPQILHLQKQALAARLRSRDHYDRDKLFDTVLIDPSFHALHRNILQATESHVPAPREDIKAIQELIQREGPSAVPRDARRMILSDADALKKIHVQVRSQMRLTRSALSS
- a CDS encoding TIGR03067 domain-containing protein is translated as MLTALLRVVSACTVLSTACLMAHADDATAKCDPADFDGTYKIVSGEMDGKAIPPERLHHVKAVFTAGSIVTFDKDENQVYAATFTLGPAKNGCHINMTSQKPAKEGSSASGLIKKDGDTVSLIYALPSGELPTSFKTHAKQHLFIMKKVTDAIPQNDQELKKP
- a CDS encoding terminase, with the translated sequence MMNSLPNSRSWRQNYCLSLHREILNRDARRSPELFRRQLWLPGDARQRLRDVLQPWQRQDLAALDTAWLELAGRTTRPDQECLRRAYIERPRGHSKTSDMAVQIAWILLAARQPVNGLAAAADRDQGLFLLDSLRRLASVNQPLLEPLQFLEHLVKNKQTGSRLDVISSDVKSSYGALPDFVICDEVSHWPRPEMWYSLLSSAAKKPRCVLTILTNAGVGRGWQWEIREHARHDSRWYFSSLDGPQAPWITEDWLAEQRALLPQPVYERLWLNRWQHAEGNFLTLTEVEACRNERRRYQLEGQPGRAYVAAIDYAEKHDFTVGCVCHREGELIVVDRMDVVKPDQNTPTRVAWVEDWIEDIASRFEQVRFVVDEYQLIGTIQRLENKYPVQRFRFSAGEGNHRLAVALRQLILHQRVQWYPGCGSVPGVHRDDLETELASLILRQSSAGKLRIDHVSDGQHHDDRAFTLGVACLTLNEESTGDFLLVTPPENGGGFGW